From the Alteromonas sp. CI.11.F.A3 genome, the window CGACTTTTGGCATCAAGCGCGTGTTGCCTTGGATGCGATAAAGCCGGTATTTATGTTAGCCGAGTGGGAAAATCGCGATTTACACGAAACTGCTTTTAACATGACCTATGCATGGAGCTGGAATGAAACCATGCACGAGCTCGCCCATGGACGATGTTCTCTCGACAGGTTAAGAAAATACTATTCATGGAATGAGCGAGCGTGGCCGCACAGTGCTTATCGAATGACCTTTGTAAGCAACCACGATAAAAATGCGTGGGATGGTACCCAACGTGAACAGTTTGGTAATGCCCTAGAAGGCGCTATCGTGTTATCTGTTTTAGGTGAAGGTATGCCACTAATTCATAATGGCCAAGAGGCAGGGGAAACAAAGCGTTTAGCGTTTTTTGAACGTGACCCTATTGAATGGCAACCTCACTGTATCGGTGATTTGTACAAAGCCTTAATTAAGATAAAAAAATCCATCCCTGCTTTAGGCAATGGCGAATTTGGTGCCCGTATGATTCAGGTACCTAGTAACTGTATGTCACAGGTATTTAGCTTTGTGAGAATGGATGAACACAATAAAGTATTAGTTATCATCAATTTTTCCAGCTCCCAATGCAACGTTACTTTTAACGACCCCATACTGAATGGCACTTATTCTAAGTGTACGCTTGATTCAAATACCTCCCATCACGAGCCAATAAGCGAACCAGAACACTTACATATCGAGAAGCCTGTGCAAATTGGCTCGTGGGGTTATCAGGTATGGATTAGTGCTCGTTAATCGGTATGAGTATGGCTAACACGCTATTACTTCTTGATGGATGTGACAATAAGTATGAATTGCGAGTGTTTGAACCGTCGGCTTCAGAGGGGCATTAAATCTGTCATTCGGTATGGAATTTTCGCGAATACTAACCATTTTTCGAAAAACTTTGGCATAATGCACCGCTTTGTGGCCTAGCGGCCAAATCTTCACTTTTACGTTAAGTACACTATGCCAACTATCGATGACATCTTTTCTTCCACGGGTTTACTTGCTAAAACCATCAATGGCTTTGTTCCCCGAGAAGCGCAGACTGAAATGGCGCAAGCGGTAAAAGAAGCCATTGATGAAACCGGCAGCCTAGTGGTGGAAGCCGG encodes:
- a CDS encoding alpha-amylase family glycosyl hydrolase — protein: MTYQTTPKKIYRVTQPEWSKHAVIYQVNTRQFSVSGTFKEVTNSLSHICDLGADILWLMPIHPIGEKNRKGELGSPYAVKDYLGINPEFGNADDFKELVKEAHKRNLKVILDWVPNHSAWDNPLVDTHPHWYARDHHGEFRPSPWWDWSDIIEFDYDEPALREYMINAMRYWVERFDIDGFRCDVAGYVPNDFWHQARVALDAIKPVFMLAEWENRDLHETAFNMTYAWSWNETMHELAHGRCSLDRLRKYYSWNERAWPHSAYRMTFVSNHDKNAWDGTQREQFGNALEGAIVLSVLGEGMPLIHNGQEAGETKRLAFFERDPIEWQPHCIGDLYKALIKIKKSIPALGNGEFGARMIQVPSNCMSQVFSFVRMDEHNKVLVIINFSSSQCNVTFNDPILNGTYSKCTLDSNTSHHEPISEPEHLHIEKPVQIGSWGYQVWISAR